GGTTGTCGCGCGCACAACAGTTGGCATTGGTGGCATTCTCCGCCAGCCTGTTGAGATGGCCCAACGCCATTCCCCCCGCAGGGGTGCAGGCCAGCTCCAACAGACGCATAAGCGCCTCCCGGCGCGGGGCAGGTACGGGGTCTGCGTTGGCATTTTCCACATCAAAGCCGTTGGCCGTCAGCAAGTCTCGCACGGAGAGCACGTCCGGCAGGGGGGCATAGCGCCATGTACGGTCAATCTGGATGACCTGCTCTGCCGCTGTGTCGATGTAAAAGGCTGGAGTTCCGCAGGCATAGGCCCATTCCGAAGCTGCCAAAGCCATGAGCTTGGTGCCCCCCGTGAGATTCACCCCCAGTGATTCTCCGCCACAGTCTGCACGGATGGAGTCCAACACGGCATACATGGCGTCCTGCCCGTAGTTATCCTCCAGTGAGTATTCTGAGAAGGCGCACTGCCGCCCCCGCGCTTGCAGAGCCCTGCGCAACTGCTGTGCTGCGCTCCGCATAGTCGGGGTGACGACCGCGTGGATATAGGAAGGTTCTTTTCCCGGCAGGGACGCAGCCAACAATGTGGGCACCGCTTGGCCGGACACGAAGACAATGTGGTGTTGCAGGGCAGAAATGGGCATGCAGACTCCAATTCTATCCCGGACCGGGACAGGGTCAAATAACCGTCCAGGGCAGCGGTTCGGACGCCTGCGGCAGGGTTGCCCCGCAGGCTCGCCGACGCCCCGCGCAGGACTCGCACAGCGGGAAGATTTTCACGCCGTCCTCCTCAGGGTCGATGACCGCGGCCAAGCGGCACTGCAGCACCTGCAGGGTATGCTGGGTGAGGTATACCTCATACACGGACCTCTGTACGCGAACGCCGTAGTCCAGCACAATGGAAGCGGCGCGCGCGAGGCGTCTGTTGTCCGCTATATCGTACAGCACAAGATAGTGGCCGTCCATCAGATAACCATCCAATCTGTTTGTGTCACGCGGATGCCCTGCCCCAAAATGATGGCACGGTGGGCGCAGCGGCGACACAAAGGGTAGATGACCACAGAATCCCAGGGCTGCATGTCGAGCGCCGCGGCCATACGCAGGACAGCGGCGAACTCTTTCTGCCCCAGCACACATTCAAAAACAGATTTTTGCGTGTGCAGTCCTTTTTCGCGGAGAAAACTGAAAAATTTACGGCGAGTCCTGTTATCGCTGATGTCATAGGCAATGAGCGCGTACATGGGTGTCACCGCAGCATGAGGGGGAGATACGCGTCCGCTTCGCCCTCCACAAGACGGCGGTATTGCCGGGCCTGGAACACAAGGGCGTCATTGTAGGTCATCTGCCGGTCCGCTGCAGGGTGGTGGAATTCCGTTTCCATTTTCCTTGCGAAGATTGTGAGCACACGTTTGAATGCATCATGCCGCAAAAGCACGGGCGATCTGCCAGGCACATGCCCGCCCGGAGTCTCCTCCGTCTGTTCGCCTGCCAGGGCGCTGACATCAGGCACGGAACACTGCGGCGTCATGGCTCCGAGTGGCTCCTGCAGGGCAGCCTGCTCTGCAGGATCGGCTGTCAGGAGTTCCTCCTGTGGTTCCGGTGCGGGCGCTTCAAAATCATTGCGGCCGAGCACTCGCAGATTAAACAGTGCGATGGTGAGTGTATCGGCCAGCATAGCGCGGAACTCCTCCACAAGGTCCAGCGGCAGGCATTGCCGCCCGTAAGTGGGCCTGTGCAAAGCCGCCGGGTAGGGGTCCAACCCTGCGATGCGCACTGCGGCACAGCAACGGTTGATGAGCAGGGTGTAAAGCAGTGACAACACGGCGTTGACCGGATCGGTGGGTGGGCGACGCACACGCCTTGTGAACCCCCAGTCTTCCGTAAAAGCCAGCGGCAAATGCTTGAAGTACAGGGCCGCACCGCTCCCCTCCAGTCCGCGCAGCGCGTCAAGGTCGTCGAGCGCGTCCGCCTTGCGCGCCAGCTCACGCAGGGCGGTAGCCGCCTCGCCCGCCTGCGGCTTTCCTCTCGCGCGCCTAATGCGGGCCATGACCGTGGCCTGGTTGGCGAGCTTGGCCTGTACGATGCGGCGCCCCACCTTCAGGCAGAAGGCCTGGTCGTCCATCAGGACGAACTGGCGCTTACGCAGAAAGACATTGGCTGGCTCCCTGCCGGACAGCCGCCCCATGTATCTGCCGTCCGCCCGCAAAAAGACCGT
This Desulfovibrio legallii DNA region includes the following protein-coding sequences:
- a CDS encoding Card1-like endonuclease domain-containing protein is translated as MPISALQHHIVFVSGQAVPTLLAASLPGKEPSYIHAVVTPTMRSAAQQLRRALQARGRQCAFSEYSLEDNYGQDAMYAVLDSIRADCGGESLGVNLTGGTKLMALAASEWAYACGTPAFYIDTAAEQVIQIDRTWRYAPLPDVLSVRDLLTANGFDVENANADPVPAPRREALMRLLELACTPAGGMALGHLNRLAENATNANCCARDNRAPDGTWEKLLALCKGEGMALTGNGCVAFPNETARRWCNGVWFEEYVRMTLFKLKMERIINDFASSVRVRREGVLNELDALFTARNRLFTIECKTSVMSDSGAAQQNRVSADLYKVDSLHERLGGIFTRAMLCSVRPLDSRDMERARTMGVRVLCGKDVLNLKNKLISWSKEA
- the cas2 gene encoding CRISPR-associated endonuclease Cas2 yields the protein MDGHYLVLYDIADNRRLARAASIVLDYGVRVQRSVYEVYLTQHTLQVLQCRLAAVIDPEEDGVKIFPLCESCAGRRRACGATLPQASEPLPWTVI
- the cas2 gene encoding CRISPR-associated endonuclease Cas2; translation: MYALIAYDISDNRTRRKFFSFLREKGLHTQKSVFECVLGQKEFAAVLRMAAALDMQPWDSVVIYPLCRRCAHRAIILGQGIRVTQTDWMVI
- the cas1 gene encoding CRISPR-associated endonuclease Cas1; the encoded protein is MIAYIREQGAKISREGQRLIVSTPDMKRTLFVEQLEQLLLFGNVQLTPPALLFLLREDVDTVFLRADGRYMGRLSGREPANVFLRKRQFVLMDDQAFCLKVGRRIVQAKLANQATVMARIRRARGKPQAGEAATALRELARKADALDDLDALRGLEGSGAALYFKHLPLAFTEDWGFTRRVRRPPTDPVNAVLSLLYTLLINRCCAAVRIAGLDPYPAALHRPTYGRQCLPLDLVEEFRAMLADTLTIALFNLRVLGRNDFEAPAPEPQEELLTADPAEQAALQEPLGAMTPQCSVPDVSALAGEQTEETPGGHVPGRSPVLLRHDAFKRVLTIFARKMETEFHHPAADRQMTYNDALVFQARQYRRLVEGEADAYLPLMLR